In Aphelocoma coerulescens isolate FSJ_1873_10779 chromosome 3, UR_Acoe_1.0, whole genome shotgun sequence, a single window of DNA contains:
- the PTP4A1 gene encoding protein tyrosine phosphatase type IVA 1, whose translation MARMNRPAPVEITYKNMRFLITHNPTNATLNKFIEELKKYGVTTVVRVCEATYDTAPVEKEGIQVLDWPFDDGAPPSNQIVDDWLNLLKVKFREEPGCCIAVHCVAGLGRAPVLVALALIECGMKYEDAVQFIRQKRRGAFNSKQLLYLEKYRPKMRLRFKDSNGHRNNCCIQ comes from the exons ATGGCCCGAATGAACCGCCCAGCTCCTGTGGAAATCACCTACAAGAACATGAGATTCCTGATCACACATAATCCAACCAATGCAACCTTAAACAAATTTATAGAG GAACTTAAGAAATACGGTGTTACCACAGTGGTAAGAGTGTGTGAAGCTACTTATGACACTGCTCCGGTGGAAAAAGAAGGCATTCAGGTTTTG GACTGGCCCTTTGATGACGGTGCTCCACCATCTAACCAGATTGTTGATGATTGGCTAAACCTCCTTAAAGTTAAATTTCGTGAAGAACCTGGTTGTTGTATTGCTGTACACTGTGTTGCTGGTCTTGGAAG AGCTCCAGTCTTAGTTGCTCTTGCACTGATAGAATGTGGAATGAAGTATGAAGATGCAGTGCAGTTCATAAGACA GAAGCGGCGTGGAGCTTTCAACAGCAAGCAACTTCTGTACTTGGAGAAATACCGCCCCAAGATGCGTCTGCGCTTTAAAGACTCCAATGGTCACCGAAATAATTGTTGTATTCAGTAA
- the LOC138108553 gene encoding uncharacterized protein, with translation MIRLQSSMSNHIPQFCGVLGHTFMEFLKGSGDYCQAQHDLYADK, from the exons ATGATCAGGCTACAGTCTTCAATGAGTAACCATATTCCT CAGTTCTGTGGTGTTCTTGGTCACACATTTATGGAGTTTCTGAAGGGCAGTGGAGACTACTGCCAGGCACAGCACGACCTCTATGCAGACAAGTGA